GCGCGTTCCTGTCCGAGTCGATCCCCAGCATCATCGCCGCCCGCTCGTCCTGCGCGATCGCCTTCAGGGCAAGCCCGGTCTTCGTGAACTTCACGAAGAGGCTCAGCGTCGCGAACACGGCGATTCCGAATCCCAGGACGAAGAGCCGTTGGTAGTCGACGACGACGCCGCCCAACGTGATGGAGCCGGCAAGGAAGGAGGGGAGCGTGAAGGTCGACCCCCGCAGCCCCCCCCACCGCAGCCCCTCGATGATGGCCAGCCCCATGGCGTAGGTGGCGATGATTTCCGAGATCTCCATGCCGCGGATCTTGATGATGATCAGGCGGTACAGAAGCGCGCCGAGAATGGACGTGCCGGCGATCCCCAGAAGGATGCTCAGAACATAGTGCAGCCCGAGGGGATTGACGCAGAGCCAGACGAGGTAGCCGCTCGTGATATAGAGCGCCCCGTGGGCGAAGTTGGGAAGCCTGCTGATGCTGTACACCAGCGTGAAGCCCAGCGCCATCAGCGAGAGCGTCACGCTGTTGATGATGCCGTAGAGCAGGATCTCCATGTCACCATCCGCAAACCCGTGGTGGATGCCGATACGCTGGCACCAGCCAT
The window above is part of the Deltaproteobacteria bacterium GWC2_65_14 genome. Proteins encoded here:
- a CDS encoding branched-chain amino acid ABC transporter permease, which produces MEILLYGIINSVTLSLMALGFTLVYSISRLPNFAHGALYITSGYLVWLCVNPLGLHYVLSILLGIAGTSILGALLYRLIIIKIRGMEISEIIATYAMGLAIIEGLRWGGLRGSTFTLPSFLAGSITLGGVVVDYQRLFVLGFGIAVFATLSLFVKFTKTGLALKAIAQDERAAMMLGIDSDRNALFSFAFGSGLAAFAAVLILPLGNIVVETGYNVLIYSIAVSIIGGLGSWTGAILASFLIGFAQILTEVFLSTQFQMVISLLAIIVTLLLKPSGMFGKQKELDDRV